CGCCTTTGCCTTGATGAAGGCTTATCAATCCTTTCGTGCTCTGTCCCATTTCAATTTTCAGAACCTGAAAAACCGGGACGGGCTCAACAATCTTCCCGCCAGCCTGAAAACCCCCCTGGCCGTTATTTCAGCCTCGTTCTTTCACAAGGCCAAGCAGCACTATCTCGATGAAAAGGAAAAAGAGCGGAATTCTGACAAGGTCGTTCCGCCGGATGCCTTCATTCGGGATGCCGCCTATCAATTCAGCGAGCGGTATTTTGAAGAGAAGTTCATGGAACCGATCAGTATGATGGCCAACCTCATGCCCCCCATGGGTTTCATCGGCACCATCATCGGCATGGTCGTTCATTTTCTTTCCAACAGCGGCACCCTCAACAGCGAGCTGACGGTGGCCGGAATCGCGACGGCTCTCTATACCACGTTTATCGGCCTGGTCTGTTTTACCTTCCTGGAATTCCTGAAGAAAATTTTTTACAGTCTCGCCTACAAACGTATTGATGAAGGTCTCGCCGCGGTCGCCGACCTGGGCGAAACGGCAAACACTTGAAATTCAGGATTCAGGATGAAGAAAAAATCCAATAACTCATGGCTTTTCTCCTTTACCGACCTGGCTTTTCTGCTGCTGATCAGCCTCAGTGTCATCCCCAGTGCCGACAGTATCAATATCCGTTTCGCGGAAATGAATGTGCCTGTCGTGCCGGACAGCACCCAACTGGCTCCCATGCAGCATTTGAGAGAGGTCTGGGAGCTTCAGGTCTATCCGGTTACCGATGAACACCCGGTTCCCTACCGGATCATCCGCGGGG
This portion of the Syntrophotaleaceae bacterium genome encodes:
- a CDS encoding MotA/TolQ/ExbB proton channel family protein; amino-acid sequence: MPAQDNIFNKMADGIITGLTYLINGYSGLLQLTVYFIMACVFAFALMKAYQSFRALSHFNFQNLKNRDGLNNLPASLKTPLAVISASFFHKAKQHYLDEKEKERNSDKVVPPDAFIRDAAYQFSERYFEEKFMEPISMMANLMPPMGFIGTIIGMVVHFLSNSGTLNSELTVAGIATALYTTFIGLVCFTFLEFLKKIFYSLAYKRIDEGLAAVADLGETANT